One Balneola sp. DNA window includes the following coding sequences:
- a CDS encoding MFS transporter, translating to MFGAHSLIIFKYANTLNYISFVLRERKVLSFGLSFTFFSSFGQTFLISLFVPFFLADFNLSNAAFGSIYSLATLSSAAILPYMGKWIDHLPIGRYSLYVASGLFVAALTMSLSWHIAFLFAAILMLRLSGQGLSGHTAETAMARYFKLQRGKALSVSSLGYPLGEGILPLLMAALLAVVSWRMAWGIIAAVIVLAFIPFLLYVLHKTEIEETNQKAKEASNQDDSSTAHVYRKVLTEQRFWLILPAVLLPPFWVTGLFLYQVSIAEQLGWTAAIIASAFVFFAGSRIISSLSIGPLIDKWSASTIYPFYLIPFGAGLFIAFLQSGVWSAFVYMALVGITMGLGSTTKSALLTELYGENVIGTVRSLFASIMVFSTAISPFLMGWMLDQHVPMETILLTAIGSVIVATGLAFIGLSSEKEQPTAS from the coding sequence ATCTTTGGAGCTCACTCACTCATAATTTTTAAGTACGCTAACACATTGAACTACATCAGCTTCGTTCTTCGAGAGAGAAAAGTTCTGAGCTTTGGATTGTCTTTCACCTTCTTTTCCAGTTTCGGACAGACATTCCTGATTTCACTTTTTGTCCCTTTTTTCCTTGCGGACTTCAACCTTTCTAATGCTGCTTTTGGCTCCATTTATTCTTTAGCCACGCTATCAAGTGCGGCTATTCTGCCTTACATGGGTAAGTGGATTGATCACCTCCCAATTGGCCGCTACAGTCTTTATGTAGCTTCGGGACTGTTTGTGGCTGCATTAACAATGTCCCTATCCTGGCACATTGCTTTTCTTTTTGCCGCAATCTTAATGCTCCGGTTGTCAGGACAAGGATTAAGCGGTCACACTGCTGAAACGGCAATGGCAAGATATTTCAAATTACAGCGTGGAAAAGCATTGAGTGTATCCAGTCTTGGCTATCCACTTGGGGAAGGCATCTTACCTTTATTGATGGCTGCTTTATTAGCCGTTGTAAGCTGGAGAATGGCTTGGGGAATTATAGCTGCAGTAATTGTCTTGGCCTTCATTCCATTTTTACTTTACGTTTTGCATAAAACCGAAATTGAGGAGACCAACCAAAAAGCTAAAGAAGCTTCTAATCAAGACGACTCATCTACGGCTCACGTGTATAGGAAAGTACTAACGGAACAGAGGTTTTGGTTAATCCTTCCCGCAGTTTTACTCCCTCCATTTTGGGTAACCGGGTTATTCTTGTATCAGGTTTCCATTGCTGAACAACTGGGCTGGACAGCTGCTATTATCGCCTCAGCTTTTGTGTTCTTTGCGGGCAGTAGAATTATAAGTTCGCTAAGCATCGGCCCTTTAATAGATAAGTGGAGTGCATCAACCATTTACCCTTTCTACCTAATTCCTTTTGGCGCTGGTTTATTTATAGCATTTCTTCAATCAGGCGTTTGGTCTGCTTTTGTCTATATGGCACTAGTAGGAATTACGATGGGTCTTGGAAGCACGACAAAATCGGCGCTTTTAACGGAACTTTATGGTGAAAATGTAATTGGCACCGTTCGTTCATTATTTGCCTCTATTATGGTCTTCAGTACCGCTATAAGTCCTTTCTTGATGGGATGGATGCTCGATCAACATGTTCCCATGGAGACGATCTTGCTAACCGCTATTGGTTCGGTCATAGTAGCAACAGGGCTGGCTTTTATAGGACTTTCATCCGAAAAAGAGCAACCCACCGCAAGTTAA
- a CDS encoding disulfide bond formation protein DsbA yields MKIEIWSDVVCPYCYIGKRHLEQALEQLPDLEVDITWRSFELNPNAPVNSDLDIYDTLAKKYGRDRNWAKQMNDNMVQMASSVGLNYDMDHVQPTNSFNAHQLIHLAQEENKQDEMKEALLSAYFEKGKHIGDTKTLTEIAEQVGIDKSKAEETIQNNSYSNKVMEDVEKAHKIGVQGVPFFYINEKYGLSGAQPVEVFVEALTEIAKEANS; encoded by the coding sequence ATGAAAATTGAGATTTGGTCTGACGTTGTTTGTCCCTACTGCTATATCGGTAAAAGACACCTTGAGCAAGCACTGGAGCAACTCCCGGATTTAGAGGTGGATATTACCTGGAGGAGCTTTGAGCTGAACCCCAATGCGCCCGTAAATTCTGATCTCGATATCTATGACACCCTAGCCAAGAAGTATGGGCGGGATCGTAACTGGGCTAAGCAAATGAATGATAATATGGTTCAAATGGCATCTAGTGTCGGCTTGAACTATGACATGGACCATGTTCAGCCAACCAACTCTTTTAATGCTCACCAACTCATTCACCTTGCTCAAGAAGAGAACAAACAGGATGAGATGAAAGAAGCTTTACTTTCGGCCTATTTCGAAAAAGGCAAACATATCGGCGATACCAAAACGCTTACCGAAATTGCAGAGCAGGTTGGCATCGATAAATCTAAAGCCGAAGAAACCATTCAAAACAACTCCTATTCTAACAAGGTTATGGAGGATGTAGAAAAAGCACATAAAATTGGTGTTCAGGGAGTACCGTTCTTTTACATCAACGAAAAATATGGCCTTTCCGGAGCCCAGCCGGTTGAAGTCTTCGTCGAAGCGTTGACTGAAATAGCTAAAGAAGCTAATTCCTGA
- a CDS encoding response regulator yields MSSMKSVCIIDDDKIYTYGVSKIIKNHLPDNEIMSFENGRKALEGIKEIQASDQELPDLILLDIDMPEMNGWDFLKAFQSIRDKADKEIQVFVISSQVDKRSEDLFRVEWDEKVSDFIQKPVGIDSLKSLLA; encoded by the coding sequence ATGAGTTCAATGAAGAGCGTTTGTATTATTGACGACGACAAAATTTACACCTACGGGGTTTCAAAGATTATCAAGAATCACCTTCCTGATAATGAAATTATGTCCTTTGAAAATGGACGAAAAGCGCTCGAAGGCATCAAAGAAATACAGGCTTCCGATCAAGAACTGCCGGACTTAATTTTACTGGATATTGATATGCCAGAAATGAATGGCTGGGATTTCCTGAAGGCTTTTCAATCCATAAGAGACAAAGCGGATAAAGAAATTCAAGTTTTTGTTATCAGCTCACAAGTTGATAAAAGAAGTGAAGACCTTTTCCGTGTTGAGTGGGATGAAAAAGTATCTGACTTCATTCAAAAGCCCGTTGGCATAGATAGCCTGAAGAGCTTGTTAGCCTAA
- a CDS encoding phosphoadenylyl-sulfate reductase has protein sequence MKSIPTKRINQTLSSAHNDVRIAHILNKYREKVLITTSFGTTSALLIHMISRIRQNHPIYFINTGYLFPETLEYKDRLVERYGVNIIDHIPDEEKHRTSKDDQLWESNPDLCCNYNKVEPLEKIKENHTVWISGLIGYQNSYRSGLEILQKRDDLHRYYPLIDWTPEMVDDYFESYGIPRHPLERFGFDSIGCTHCTKKGDGRDGRWDDSDKTECGLHW, from the coding sequence ATGAAATCCATCCCAACAAAAAGAATAAATCAAACACTTTCTTCCGCACACAACGATGTGCGGATTGCTCATATCCTGAATAAGTATCGGGAGAAGGTTTTGATTACTACTTCTTTTGGAACGACCTCTGCTCTTCTGATTCACATGATCAGCCGAATTCGGCAGAATCATCCTATTTACTTTATCAATACCGGATACCTGTTCCCTGAAACGCTGGAATATAAAGACCGGCTTGTGGAGCGGTATGGCGTAAATATCATAGATCATATTCCTGACGAAGAAAAACACCGGACTTCAAAAGACGATCAGTTGTGGGAATCAAATCCTGATTTATGCTGCAATTATAATAAAGTAGAACCCCTGGAAAAGATTAAGGAAAACCACACTGTTTGGATTTCGGGACTCATTGGCTACCAAAATAGCTACCGCAGCGGTCTTGAAATTCTGCAAAAGCGAGATGACCTCCACCGCTACTATCCGCTTATAGACTGGACGCCAGAAATGGTGGATGATTATTTTGAGAGTTACGGAATTCCACGCCACCCCTTAGAAAGATTCGGCTTTGACTCAATTGGCTGTACACACTGTACAAAAAAAGGCGATGGGCGAGATGGGCGCTGGGATGATTCAGATAAAACGGAGTGTGGACTCCACTGGTAG
- a CDS encoding divalent-cation tolerance protein CutA yields the protein MYRNLRLLYITTSDKKEAQEIGRKLVEQNLAACANIIDGMQSIYKWEGEVKEDNECVLLIKTHYSRVKKVTRLIKEMHSYDVPAIVSLTITEDEGNMEYLEWLEKMSKEPFEI from the coding sequence ATGTATAGAAACCTTCGTCTCCTTTACATTACGACTTCAGACAAAAAAGAAGCCCAAGAAATTGGCCGGAAATTGGTAGAACAAAACCTCGCGGCTTGTGCTAATATCATTGATGGAATGCAATCCATTTACAAGTGGGAAGGTGAAGTTAAAGAGGATAATGAATGCGTATTGCTAATTAAAACACATTATTCCCGTGTTAAGAAAGTAACCAGGTTGATAAAAGAAATGCACAGCTATGATGTGCCGGCTATTGTTTCTTTAACGATTACTGAGGATGAGGGGAACATGGAATATCTGGAGTGGCTTGAAAAGATGTCAAAAGAACCGTTTGAAATATAG